A stretch of DNA from Streptomyces rubradiris:
CGGAGGCGTACCAGGCCGCCAAGGCGGCCGCCGCCATCATGGCGATGAACAACGTCTTCTACCGCACCCGGCACCTGCTGTCCGACCACGAGTACGGCACCCTGCGCGCGGGCCTGCGGATGAACGTCATCGGCAACCCGGGCGTGGAGAAGGTCGACTTCGAGCTGTGGTCGTTCGCGGTCTCCGCGATCAACGGCTGTGGCATGTGCCTGGACTCGCACGAGCAGGTGCTGCGCAAGGCCGGCGTCGAGCGCGAGACCGTCCAGGAGGCGTTCAAGATCGCCTCCGTGGTGCAGGCGATCGCCGTCACCGTGGACACCGAGGCCGTCCTGGCCGAGTAGGACCCCTGTCGAAGACCCCGCTCACTCCTTGTGGGCGGGGTCTTCGTCGTCCCCGGCGCCCTTGCCCTCGGCGCTCTCGGTGCCCTTGCGCTGGGCGTCACCGGTGTCCTCGGCATCCTCGGCGTCCTTGCCGACGGACTTCCCGGGGCCCTCGCCAGGGGCCGGAGCACCCTCTTCCTCCCCCGCGGCCACGTCCTCCACGGCCGCGCCGGACTGCTGCTGCGCGTACGTCCGCAGATACCCCACCACCGTGTTCGTCACCGCGACCAGCGGTACGGCCACCACGGCGCCGCCGATGCCGGCCACCATGCCGCCGGCGGCCACGGTCAGGACCACGGCCAGCGGATGCACCCGGACCGCGCGGCCGAGGATGAACGGCTGCAGCACATGGCCCTCGATCTGCTGCACCGCGAGCACCACCACCAGCGTCATCAGGGCCGTGAACACGCCCTGGGTGACCAGTGCGACGATCACCGCGAGCGCGCCGGAGGCCACCGCGCCGACCAGCGGGATGAACGAGAACAGGAAGATGAACACGGCCAGCGGGACGGCCATCGGCACGTCCAGGAAGTAGATGCCGATGCCGATGAAGATCGCGTCGATGAGGGCGACCAGCACCGTGCCGCGCACATAGGCCGTCAGCGTGCTCCACGCCCGCGGGC
This window harbors:
- a CDS encoding alkyl hydroperoxide reductase, yielding MSIDSLKSRIPDYAKDLKLNLGSVIGNSELPAQQLWGTVLATAIASRSPIVLRELEPEAKANLSPEAYQAAKAAAAIMAMNNVFYRTRHLLSDHEYGTLRAGLRMNVIGNPGVEKVDFELWSFAVSAINGCGMCLDSHEQVLRKAGVERETVQEAFKIASVVQAIAVTVDTEAVLAE